In Haliotis asinina isolate JCU_RB_2024 chromosome 15, JCU_Hal_asi_v2, whole genome shotgun sequence, one DNA window encodes the following:
- the LOC137265643 gene encoding uncharacterized protein produces MEAMSSKSKSGVFSFGEFIMQHSKRATRKHNGTECARSVIICSEDKISDAEELSKRLGHGGQYDVITCIDRDLFDPEKLPFSSFSAMYLLVDTVVASIFLRKGRLHNSVYDYFEELADSGRRVLVVNKFGEKNRMFHEVLYQLPGDCTKEMKDITLSRVPRHKLELSESDSSLDSDEDTQTEDEGHDDGQRMKGTRQPNPVTLLHERDIPDDELLNCQIGSGCTMNIKKSSHQLVIVKQDGTENTVNIRVVPGPTTSKVVLVITTDPNNPELEKLLVHDIDAKKHIINIRLQSSDAQIVAVREGSVVIEIDVNPGQTMEYQWLESIVKEVFTGDLESLIPEGTTLKIDVQSNLVVPVKGLGKLGDFVIANYDDLHKSCVTSRKYEEKVKEVESLQKALLEEKTLKKKRTPGLDSRMETVTTMKSAISADMLEAVLQTVISQGVKSESGDLDTVDIGVSCVELIGRLSGQELWDYVIMHPWYFDADGPFYNQMKRDVGLEHGKHCILPSFPDKRFVYNGKSDCLELCIDPHGHLPIGPGIADTLQMEKVTTGVDKLDTGQPEVKCVDVRPKVYRKKQNVHGTCEKSFSKIRQGTGASLTVHGSLGTFDID; encoded by the exons ATGGAGGCCATGAGTTCTAAATCCAAGTCAGGGGTATTTTCATTCGGGGAATTTATCATGCAACACAGCAAG AGAGCGACGAGAAAGCACAATGGCACAGAATGTGCACGCAGTG TCATTATATGCTCGGAAGACAAAATATCGGACGCCGAGGAACTGTCAAAGAGGCTTGGCCACGGAGGACAGTATGACGTCATCACATGTATAG aTAGAGATCTGTTTGACCCGGAGAAATTACCATTTTCAAGTTTTTCCGCAATGTATCTTTTGGTGGACACCGTTGTGGCATCCATATTTCTCAGAAAAGGAAGGCTTCACAATTCTGTGTATGACTACTTTGAAG AACTGGCGGATAGTGGGAGAAGAGTCCTTGTTGTCAACAAATTTGGAGAAAAGAATCGCATGTTTCATGAAGTCCTGTATCAGCTGCCGGGTGATTGCACCAAAGAAATGAAAGACATAACTCTTAGTCGTGTCCCAAGACATAAACTGGAACTGTCGGAATCGGATTCAAGTCTGGATTCTGATGAAGATACGCAGACAGAAGATGAAGGACACGATGATGGACAAAGGATGAAGGGAACGCGTCAACCTAATCCTGTTACTTTATTGCATGAAAGAGATATACCAG atGATGAATTGTTAAACTGTCAAATTGGAAGTGGCTGCACGATGAACATTAAGAAATCATCCCATCAGCTTGTCATAGTAAAACAGGAtggaactgaaaacacagtaaaTATCAGAGTTG TTCCTGGGCCAACAACGTCCAAGGTTGTGCTCGTCATCACCACAGACCCCAACAATCCTGAGCTGGAGAAGCTGCTTGTCCATGACATTGATGCCAAGAAACACATCATCAACATCCGTCTCCAGTCCAGTGATGCTCAGATTGTGGCTGTTCGGGAGGGTTCTGTCGTCATAGAAATTGACGTCAATCCAGGTCAGACCATGGAATATCAATGGTTAGAATCAATCGTGAAGGAAGTGTTCACAGGAGATCTGGAATCGCTTATTCCTGAAGGGACTACACTTAAAATTGACGTGCAGTCCAACCTGGTTGTACCTGTGAAAGGCCTTGGGAAGCTCGGTGACTTTG TTATCGCCAATTACGATGATCTCCACAAAAGCTGCGTGACCTCAAGGAAG TATGAAGAAAAGGTGAAAGAGGTTGAATCCCTTCAAAAAGCTC TGCTGGAAGAGAAAACATTAAAGAAGAAACGTACACCGGGTTTGGACTCTCGTATGGAAACTGTGACCACAATGAAATCTGCCATATCAGCTGACATGTTGGAGGCTGTTCTTCAGACAGTTATCAGCCAGGGGGTCAAGTCAGAGTCAG GGGACCTTGACACTGTCGACATTGGCGTTAGTTGTGTGGAACTGATTGGACGTCTGTCAGGGCAGGAACTGTGGGACTATGTCATCATGCACCCCTGGTATTTTGATGCCGACGGGCCCTTCTACAACCAAATGAAACGAGATGTTGGCTTGGAACATGGCAAACATTGCATACTGCCATCGTTTCCAGATAAG AGATTTGTCTACAATGGTAAATCTGATTGTCTGGAACTGTGCATCGATCCGCATGGCCATTTGCCAATTGGTCCTGGCATCGCAGACACACTTCAGATGGAGAAGGTCACAACCGGCGTGGATAAGCTCGACACAGGCCAACCGGAAGTCAAATGTGTGGACGTGAGGCCGAAGGTGTacagaaagaaacaaaatgtcCATGGAACTTGtgaaaaatcattttcaaaGATAAGACAAGGAACTGGTGCTTCCCTGACAGTACATGGGTCATTGGGAACATTTGACATTGACTAG